Below is a genomic region from Prunus persica cultivar Lovell chromosome G3, Prunus_persica_NCBIv2, whole genome shotgun sequence.
TTCGTTAAATTTGGCTAATATTTTTGCAAAGGTGACAATGTAAATATGCCCTAATGAGCAGTTAGTACTTGAGTGCTCCTATATATTAGCCATTTCTCAGTGGTGAAGTCAAGATTTCATGTGTCTGGGGccttttataaaatataaataagaaaaatttagaACTCACAAGACTACAAGAAAAACTACCTTTAGTGACGATTAAAAAGTATCAAATATCTATTTACTTGACGGCTAAAAAAGCGTCAAGAATGCCAGGATCCACATACTTGACGCTTTTTGTCTGTCAAGAAAACACTTTCCCTGACAGATAAAAACCGTCAACTTATGGTCATACTTGACGCTTTCTAACTGTCAACTTATGGTCATACTTGAcgctttctttttcaagtagGACATGCATTCTTTCAAGGGCCATATGAAAACTTAGTCAaatcttctttcctttttgaatttcttgtaCGAAATTATAGGGTTCATAGAAATAGCCAAAATTAATGGCAAACAAGCAACCTAAAACAGAGCCCAAAATATCCAATCAGAAAAACGATCCAAATACACAAGACCAATGAAACCCATTTGAGTTCTTACACTTGAGTTTGTTGGTGACCTAAAAACAATTAGATATTGCCAAAGTTAAAGAGATTATTCTATTTCTCCATCTCATATGAATCTTCAAGAGTTTCTCGTATTAAAGCATATAAAGAactttaaaaaactaaaatatttaACCAATACCTGAGTGATACACAAACCAACATCTACATGAATGTCAGCACCTTCTCTACGAAAACTGGTATCCCTAACCTGCAAACAAATTTAAAGTGTACATATATTAGACAAAAGCATTATACATTCTAAGGTATCAataatgagagagaaaaaaaaatgcaaggaCATCACCAGGATGAAGGACTCATGCAGCACCAAATTGATTTCCATCAGGATTAGCCCCGCTAATTACAAAAGCAAGCAGATATAGTAGTACCAACATTTGTAATCTGACCtatgttgtaaatgatgattcatgattattttaataaaatgagCAAATTTATTACCATCATAAAAGTCAAAAGCTTTGGATTTAAAATTTACACTATCCCACCACAACAACTGCCAAGACCAAAAGGAAAGTAAAGAAATTAACTTATTAAATTGTATATGGCAATCCAAAATCCAAAGCACCAGAACAAGCGTGAAAGggatgaaaacaaagtttaccTACTTTTTGGTTTACTGAAGTTTTAAGATTGACAATAAGGTCACACTTGTTCTGCTGACTCACACTTCATCATCCTTGTTATCTAAAACCTATGAAAAAACTAGAGTACTGAGTTAtcagaataaaaaataaaaagtaataaaattctAACTAAATCTAAATGGAATTTTCCTTGGAAGGAGGCTTTATCAGCATCTAGAGTGAGAGATACAAAGGCAAACCAAACCAGAAACTGTCCTATATTCAAGGtctcaaaaatgaaaatcatatatatGGTTCATAGAAATAACTGAAATTAATGGCAAAATAAGAATCCATAACAGCACCCACAATATCCAATCAGAAAAACAACTTGAGATATATAAAAGAATGAAACCCATATGAGATTCATACGTTGAGAGTCAAAATTCTGAagacaacgaccataaatattaaaaatagatgAAGTGTAGGATTATCCAACATTATAATaacagaaaatataaagaaactaGAATAGTCATTTGGCCAAAGTAGAGATGTACCTGGTGACTGGATCAATGATTGGATCATTTTCATTAcattaacaacaaaaaacaataataataataaattttttatagcGCTTGCTTGCAACAACAAATCTGATGcaaataatcaatttttttttatagtgcTTGCtttaaacattcaaaataatcaaattggTACGATCCCATTCCAACATCAGTTTTTCAGTCCCAACTTACAGAGTTCACGAGTTACAAATATCCAGAATCTGGACAAGACGTTTATGTCAAGCTAATTAAAATACTGGAAAAAATACGCAATTACTCAACGTTAACTTTCCTGTTGAACCTAAAATcttaaaacttaaatttattCCTTTTAGCTTTCACCAACCCATGACATTTTTAAGTGCTCAATTTGAAGTGAGCATTCATAACACAGTGAAAGCTACTCAAATACAACCCAATaaacataattataaaaaataaaaaaataaaaaaaggaagaagaatggCGAATTGGGCTTACCAAATTATCATCCAAAGTGCCAACAAGAGTGTCAGCTAAAACTGAATTTTGGATCTGATACCGGAGgaatttttgctttgttttttttcctgtctGAGACTAGCTTGTTTACAAAGTGtcagcttttgttttttctcgttttctcttttcctgtGGAGTTTTTAGAAAGCGTCAGGTATATTAGGTTTTAATTGACGTTCTTTATAAAATGTCAGGGAAAATTGATATAGAGTTGACGTTTTTTATTAAATGTCAAGGAAAGTGATATAAAGTAGACGTTTCTTGTAAAATGTCATGAAAACCTACTATATAGTTGATGCTTTCTAAAAAGCGTCAAAGCTTCATAGAATAGGTGATGGTTTTGTAAAAAGCGTCAACTATGAAGTGTCAACTAAGACCCATTTTCTTGTATTGGTGGAATTGCGGAAAGATGGAGTAGAACTGGTAATGAGTCAATATGGTGGACTACTTGCTAGCTTGCATGTGAGGCCTATTCTGGTTGAGTGGGTGATTGCAGCCCAATTGGAAGATCCTACACTATGTATAATAAGACTGGAAGTAGTACACAGATGGATTACGCAATAAGAGAAGACAGAGCTTTAGTAACTGGAACGCGTCTCTGTGTACCTAAGAACGAAGATTTAGAGAGGGAAATCATGGACGAGGCTCACTGTTCAACCTATTCTATGCACCGGGGTAGTACTAAGATGTATCGGACCCTACGTGAGTACTACTCGTGGCCTTATAGCTAAATATGTGAGCAGGTGTTTGATTTGTCAACAAGTGAAGGCAGAGCAACAGAGACCATTTGGACTTATGCAACCACTTCCGATCCCTGAATGGAAGCGGGAGCATATCACaatggactttgttttcaaacttCCATGCACTTCAAGAGGTCATGACAAAATTTGGGTGATAGTTGACCGACTCACCAAATCCGCCCACTTTCTACCTATCAAAGAAACCTACTCCTTGGCGAAGCTTGCTAAGCTCTTTGTGGATGAAATTGTGAGGTTGCAAGGAGCACATGTGTCCATTTGTGTCGGACAGGGATGCAAGGTTCACATCTCGCTTTTGGAAATGTTTGCAAGAAGCTACGGGTACTAAGTTATAGTATAGTACCACTTTTCATTCACAACCTAATGGACAATCAGAAAAGACAATTCAGAATTTGGAAGAAATGCTGAGATCTTGTGTGTTGCAGTTCAAAGATAGTTGGGATACTAATCTTGCCTTGGTGGAGTTTGCTTATAATAATAGTTATCATTCGAGCACTGGAATGGATCCGTATGAAGCTTTGTATGGGAGGCAGTGTAGAACTCCTATATGTTGGAATGAGGTGGGTGACAGGAAATTGGAGAAAGTAGAAAGTATCCAAGAAACAACCGAGGAGGTGAAGATGATCCAAGAAAGGCTTAAGACTGCATGGGAAACATGGGAAGCTAAGCCCTCGTTATATCGGACCTTATGAGATCACAGAATGCATTGAACCTGTTGCTTACCGACTTGCCTTACCTTCATAACTATCTCAGATTCATAACGTATTTAATGTATCCATGCTAAGGAAGTACGTGCCCGATCCTTCCCATATTCTGGAACATCAACCCGTGGAATTGGGAGAAGACTTGACGTATGAAGAGCAACTAGTGCAAATTCTGGATAGGAAGGAACAGGTGTTGCGCTCTCGAATCATTCCGGTAGTGAAGGTATTGTGGAGAAGCCAAACTGTTGAAGAAGTCACTTGGGAACCCGAGGCGTAGATGCGAGCCAAATACCCTTACCTCTTCGAAATGACAGGTACGAAAATTTCGAAGactaaatttttataaggggggTAGGTTGTAACACCCTGATCCAATGTTTAATCACTTATTACATTTATatgaataaatttaattatttaattaagaaattacaattttgccttTAGGGGTAGGGTTATTTTGATCACTTTTTAATCCGGAAGGAATTTGGGGAATTAAATGGCACAATGATGTAGATCGAGTCGATATGAGCATCCACCTCCGGCCACAATGCATGTACCAAAACAACCACCTCCATCTCCTCTCTCCATCCCACCCTTCTGACGCCTCAACCGTAAGCTCAAGCTGCAggaaaatcgaaaaaaaaactgaacagTTTTGACCCAAAATTTCCATCGCTCATTCCGGCGATTCCGACAACCATTTTTGTCGATCTaggtatgctttctcatcCTCTCAAcgtgttctagctgatggttcgGTTGATTAGAAtcaatttttgagttttggaatttgatttataGCTTAAAGTTTGGCCAGTTTTCGGCTCATGTTTCCAGCAAGttccggtcactttttggccatggtctaagaacaaaagttgttcCACTTGTTGTCCTGATCACGTAGGTATAGGTATAGTTGggtgttttgagaatttttagGTCGCAGCGAGTGTGGCGGCGTGTGGGCATTGTTTGGGTGACCCATTTGGTCCTAAAATGATCCTCATGTCGTCCCAAGCACGATGATATGCTCATATTTAAATTTGGTTATCATTTGACTGTCGATCTGATTACGCATATtagcgttatccgggttcaatATGTTCAGAACATTGGATCGActccaatttcaaatatgttgatctaggcatCTCTAGGATTGGGTAGAAATTCGCAGATCTTGAATCATAGTCCTGGATGCTTCGATTCAGTGATTCAAAGATTATGTTAAACGATAACTGTCCGATTGTGTGATCGCGGGCGATCCGACTGTTCGATTCAGACCAAACTTTCAGGTTGTGTATATTAAATCTTGTTGAACCTATAtgaactttcggatcggaaatcaGAGGTCCCAGGGCCCGCAAGTTCGGTTGACCAAATTCAAAAAGTTTGACCACTCGGTCGAACGAGCGTCATCCAAAGCCATTCCATCATTCAGATTACgtagttggaccttagaaACTTCTCGTTCGTCGTACACACACTTAAATCCCagaaaattaggaatttattttacAGTTCTCGTTCGAAAGCTTTATTTTAATCTAGTCCTCATATTCTGAAATAGGTACTCCGACCCAGCGTATACAGTAGGTgggaccctctcagggtcaagCTGTGTGGGACTATCTGTGAatggactttgtttttaaCTATAATCAATATTTTCAAGGATGGGAAAAATATACATAATGATTTATTGATTATTgagttcttatttatttaaatgatGAATGCAATATTTTTGTGAAAGTAAATGAAGTATATTCGAATAATTGTggattttgattattttggaATGGATATGTGCTATTTTTGAGAATGAATATTTATTCTTGGATATGTGTTGGGTACTTGGTAGTgtcatacttatatatatagatatatatatattatattatatatatatgtatgtatatgtgtatatacctATTCATTCCTTCTTATTTTTCGGTGAGGATACTTCCTTGCTCGCCGTGCCAATAGACATGCATTTTGAGAGAGTAGTTGGGAAAGGTTTTGGGATGGGATTGGTGATGGTATACTATTACGAGATTTCGGATTTCTCTATGGTTTTGTCTaaactatatacatatacGTAGCTACATCGGTTTGAATACATATCGTTTTCAGCATCGTTTTCTAAACCGTGGGggttatattatattgttttcaaatgtgaattaaactttgcttttgtccactcacccttttttgttttgcccaCCCCAGGCAGTAGATCATCTTGAAATCGAACGGCCGTATCAATTCGTGAACTCCGAGCCCGAGCTTATGTAGGATAAACTTTTAATCGTTTCTCTTCTGCTgaactttattttcatttgtaaACTGAAATTCTTTAGATTGCTCTGATATTGCCCATGTTATGGTTGATTGTAAGGCCGAAGGCCTATTATGTAAATTGTGTGATATTATCTTGTGCATGCTGTCGGTTGGTgttattaaatgtgttttaacaggttgaatttttttgggaatgtccatttttcaggggagactctgccaaaatttcagCATAAAGTCTCGTATcttttttagtaagtgggacCGGCATCAGTATGATCTCGGTGATACCACAAGATTCGTCTTGAATTTCAAAGAATTCGGGACGGGTCCTGTTAGCTTTTATATTTATGATATTTAGGTATTGAAtatgaataatatttttaaatatatataagtatatagtTATGGGccaatattatatattgtatacataatatgtttatatatatatatatatatataattttgggGACTCTTTAATTGGAGGCCCATGGCAGTCGCCCTCCTTGCCCATGCCTTAGGGCCGACCCTGGTTCTGGCTTCTACTTTGGGTTGGCGTGGGGGAAGGGACTATGTGTGGTAAGTAGATATTGAGGAGGGGTGGGGCGCACTAGGGAACATCAGCGAGGAGATACATGGTTTGGATGAGGGATTTGGGGAATGGGTGTTACAGTCACGGCGGgggcatgagagagagagagagagagagagagagagagagagagagatggctgTGGTAGATTTGTATTGGGTTAGGGATATAGGGTCGAGtgttgtggttggtgtgtGGGCTGGCGGGGGTGGTGGTGCAGAGGgtttctctctcccttctctctattataaatttttatctttcttgttttggacTGAAATGCTCCTCAACAAGTAACCGCAGTTACTCTAATTTGACGACGCAGTTACTCTAATTTGACGAAAATTAGAGAATGTCCTTGAATTGCACCGCATGGGTGaaaatgatcaaattgaaaccacaaGACTTTAGTAATAAAAGTGATAAACCACAGGGATCAAAGTGAGATTTTGCCTAATATGAAAAAGGAGTTTGAAAAATCTGAGCAATTGCCAAACGACGAAGAGAAAACTAGATAGTTAGAAGAGGTGGTGTTGATTATTGGTTCTAAGCAAAGAGACAAAAGTCCCCGCTTATATATGTTCCTTTGGTGGAATACATATATAACAAGAATTAACTTCAACATTTTCCACAGAATTTCGAGAGCAGCTCCCAAATAAACTAGGTAACACTAATTTACCCTGAAAAAGATTACAATACACTAAATGCTGCCAACATAATATATTAAGCAGTGTGCTTCATTATAAATCAAGGATAAACCTCAATGAGAGACCTTAAACCCAAACAGGGAGTAATCTTATAGTGGGTGAAACCTGCGTCAGAAAAGAGCTTAGCCCATTCTTTCtcattcctttcttttcctttaacCAAGACCATCATCAGCATATCGAAGAAAAGTTGTGTTTCCCCAGATTCCTTATCTTTATTCTTGTTCTCCACAGTCATATCTACGATAATCACCTTGCCTTTCTTGCCCTCTCTTGTAATTGCCACTTTACATCGCTCAAGTATTTTCACGCATTCTTCATCACTCCAGTCATGCAATATCCACTGTTTGTCATACACAATCaccaaacaaaatcataaatggAAATCTgtatttaataatataatatcacAAAGGATGAGATGATTTACCTTCAAAAAAATAGCATCCGCCGCAGGAACAGCCTCAAACATGTCCCCTGCAACATATTCCAAGTTCTTACTTCCTTTTAGGTCAGCAACTACATGAGGGAGATCAAATACGGTGCATTTCATATGAGGAAAGGCATCAGCAATGGACTTGGCCACGGTTCCCGTCCCACCGCCCACGTCAACCAACGAATCCACTCCTTGAAACACCCCCTTGAAGTCATCTATCATCAAGCTCGAGATCAACTGGGCATCGCTAGCCATGGCGTCATTGAAAAAATGTGCAAGAGTCGGGTCCTGGTTCCCATAATCCCAAAATGTCATCCCATGCACTACGTGAAACGGCGTAGGATTGTCATTTTGGAACCAAGTGGTCAAATACTGCCATGGATCGGTTAAGATGGGATTGAGCATGGCAAGTAAGAAGGGCCTTGTGCTCATGGAATTGTCTTTCAGGAGGAGTGCTGAGGCGTCTGTTAGTACATAACCTTGTTCGCTGCCACCACTCAGACTTTCTCTGGCAAAGAAGCCGGAGTGGACTAAGATTCGCATGAGGCGTGGGATGAAATGAGCTTTTGTTGGGGAAATTGGTAGGGCAGAGACAAGCTCGGAAAGAATCATGGGTTGGCCATGTTTTTGGATGACATCTGGGATATCTAATTCAACTGCACATTTGAGGGACATAGAATTTATGAAGCTGAAAATGTGGTTCCAAATGTGGGCTTGTGCTTGGAGTAGCTCATGACTTGCTCTCACTTCACTACCCATGCCTTGCTATTGGCTCAAGATTTGGTGAGAATTAAGTTTGATGCACATCTCTTTATATAAGTGCGTGGAGTGGAGGGGAGCTAGAGGAGCTTAATGCCATAAAGGAGAGTGAGAAATATTTGGAAATTGGGATACCCATGTTTTCCATGTGAACAAACTAATCCACGTGCTAGACATGTTAATTGGCTCCTGTATTTGATGGTCgactctatttttttattctacTGTTATGTATACTCttacaacaaataaataacaatgatTCACAGTAAAATGAGGTTTGTGCACGCAAGACAATTATTGAAGACTGGCAAATATTGCTGGGGTCAGGAGAGCAACGAaattataaaactaaattaatcCACAATAAAATATAGGATTAGAGCACGTGATAGGCTTCTGATATTCTTCTTCGTAGAGTTGGCTCTGTATTCATGACAATAACATTACATATGAACAAAGCTGTTGACATCCGTCAAAATTAGTAGACAAAATACCTTTGGCTTTCTCCACTCTCTTGAGATTAATGAATTTTGATACACATGTTAACTTAATAGTCGACATTATTtgtagagatatttagtcatatatccATTCTTAGGGAACCTTCCGACcatccaattacttttctaaagatcctaatggtgattaggcattaagacaattagatagtttaaaacagtgattaacaattcaaagtaGGCATGTACTCaatcataagcaattaaataaaaatcacatattcatgctaaggttcaaggcttcaccctagcaaaagaaaattagttacacatattcataattgaaatccaagaaaatatcataagAATGAAAACACCTTAAAGTCGCGAaatcccaaaaccctagcaattgctctccacaaTGTCATGTTCAAAAGGTGAAAAAGAAGTCCCCAAAATTCTACTAACTTAAATATCTCCTAAAACCTAGGTTCCCAatccccacaaggaaactaagttaaaataaaataatactaggatTAGGAGAATCTGTCCAAAATCTGCCCAGCCACATTTTTGCTTCAAATCTCCCCCAAATCTGGCCCAAAATAGCTTGTTttaacactactacaaaaaagcaaaaagacgacggtaaatcaccgtcgtgtattcagtttttcaatggtcatggaatccaccgtcatcttttccctcataaaccacgacgctaaatcaccgtcgttgttaaaatatacaacgtcatcaacaaatacaaaacgacatctttgtactgcaaaaagatctaaaaaagcagtcgaggatgagaatagacgaccaactctctaaaaaaaccgtcgttaaaaaggaaaaatatgacacatattaacagaacaaggccgcaagatagacatacaacgacgaagattaaaataagacgcctataaatatcattttcacgacaataaaaaatatgacgtctttaaatacattagaagacgacgttattgatacctactacgtcgcctatataaaaacagccgtcgtaaaataaattttccacttcgatttttttataaaagatgacgtggaaatagttgtcagtgtcattatttacgacgtatgtatttatagagtagacgttgaacaacgaaacaacgtcggttacaaatatatgagagtcgtattacaaaatttatacgtcctattttcagaaacaaacaacgacgataaatattagacgttgttaaataaaacaacgtcgaaaacaaataaaaacagacgtgtttagtctgctaaagttctaaaaaatagtcgaggatgagaatagacgaccaactcaaacaaatcaccgtcgttaaaaaggaaaaatatgacacatattaaaagaacaaggccgcaagatagacatacaacgacgacaactaaaacactacgccgttaaatataattttcacgacaagaaaaaatatgacgtctttaaatacatgagaagacgacgttattgaaatctgctacgtctcttatttacaaacaaccgtcatgaaataaattttccacttcgatttttctaaaaaagatgatgtggaaatagttgtcagtgtcattatttacgacgtatgtatttatatagttgacgttgaaatgcgaaacaacgtcggtggcatttatatagtcgacgttgtatttatatgtattcattactcacgacgcacttattaatatagacgacgttgaacttctaaacaacgtcggttccaaataaatgagagccgtattacagaacatatagacggcgttgattatgatgagagccgtattacaaataacgtcgtttaattgatattagacggcggttataatgaattaccgtcggaattcatttcgttcctcttcgtttataaaagaacttgcgacgtggaaaatgtatgatgacgtcgtattttttaacgttcagattatatatctcgttttttagacgtcggtattatgggattggagtcgtgttattttgaattacatggcggttcttaatccttccccgacgtgatatcctgaataattgcttcacaatagcgtcgtggttcttcattgttacgttgctttaagacgtcggtaaatatgctgaataactggttcacaataacgtcgtgttttatttgaacgtagaaagtgaagaaatcacattacaatatattacaaaattaatgtcatacactgccaattacataagcattattcaatccatatatcttcacacccatctcgaatattttgaccacctaactcacccaccagttcatcaaatgtatcaacatttggcatctctctagtaaatggctcacactcaattatcacatcacctaagacttcatcaccaataacatcattatattctctattaggcattgataacactaccgaccaaccacgatgcatcgggtcgtcaacaaaaaatatttgtttgacttgagaagccaaaacaaattggtcattcctatgtccaattttactgaaatctacaagggtaaatccaagttcgtcgactacaagaccagaactatctatccaatcacacctaaagattgggattgtaaacttttggtagtcaaggttccaaatttcttgaatgacaccatagaaacccatatttgagagaattgtgtttttatccttggcactagcaacttgcatggtatgtgcaagtaaataaactccactattttgagttgtccgcacatcatcttgtgccttgatattgaatttaatacctttaataagatagctcctatataatggcactgccatgtttggaccagctgctagccaccttaaattttctgatacgccatgattgtcttcctcaagttcactttgaacctgcaaattaatcatatcttaattcaatctaacatagaaataagaagaaaattaaaagagaaatatgttattcaacaacatataccttgaagcgtagccattgaatgaaagtgctattgtgcttatcctgcagccactttattctctttctaaattttggataagcagtcttgatgtggatcatatgttgcctacatgacacgaaaaattcaagcattacggtcccaaatatagaagataaacataagaaataatttaaaatggaaacttaaagaataaaactcatacgtactcgatataaggtagaacttcctccgtattctccaagacatatagatgtgcttgattcaacaggtcctgatcaactatgctcactgtgcaacctgataatggctttgaaagtcccatcttttggcttgaaggcactccaactgtactaacatcacattggcaaactcatacggatcggaaccaaaatcaccaaaatcattatcatccatatcaatttcttcagagacaaaactgtacctactatggccatcatcttcttcaacatttctactagcattagtagttgcttcccaaggttctccgtgaaaagtataagtgatcccttataattccaaccccaaacaacttcaaattaacacatttaacacatggacaacgaatatgtgttgtagttagaagattttctacagcaaagttcaaaaatgcttccaccccaaactcatatgccttcgatcttctatccgagtgcatccatgacttatccatctccgacactataacctattatctataataaagtgaaaatacaggcaataaccatcactatagcagattatacaaagatctaatagcaagtaatacacaacagagacgacgggttttaaacaaaaacagacgtatttggcatatatagacgacggattttcaacagacgtcgtctaatataagtaatacaaacgacggtttatgaaaaaaccgtcgtgtataagtaatacaacgacggctTTTTCATAACCCGTCGTGtcatcgtcgtcgtatgccctaaaaaggcgtcgtgtctcagtttattttcaagaacccaaaacccattaagaacacaacatatatatgaaaccaagcaaaaaaccaacatatacatgaaaccaagcatgaaaacaataaatccattcccaattcaacataacatagggtgattaaaagatccgacaaaattaaatccattccc
It encodes:
- the LOC109948235 gene encoding trans-resveratrol di-O-methyltransferase-like codes for the protein MGSEVRASHELLQAQAHIWNHIFSFINSMSLKCAVELDIPDVIQKHGQPMILSELVSALPISPTKAHFIPRLMRILVHSGFFARESLSGGSEQGYVLTDASALLLKDNSMSTRPFLLAMLNPILTDPWQYLTTWFQNDNPTPFHVVHGMTFWDYGNQDPTLAHFFNDAMASDAQLISSLMIDDFKGVFQGVDSLVDVGGGTGTVAKSIADAFPHMKCTVFDLPHVVADLKGSKNLEYVAGDMFEAVPAADAIFLKWILHDWSDEECVKILERCKVAITREGKKGKVIIVDMTVENKNKDKESGETQLFFDMLMMVLVKGKERNEKEWAKLFSDAGFTHYKITPCLGLRSLIEVYP